The Erythrobacter aurantius genome includes a window with the following:
- a CDS encoding YeeE/YedE family protein produces MMLPGFPDAAPLAGLGGGILIGLAAALMLLGAGRIAGVSGIAARAVGLSESSLPRISAWLFVLGLPVGALIVSALQGGMSAKFASPIFLVIAGLAVGIGTRLGSGCTSGHGVCGMSRFSQRSIVATLTFMATGFATVAAMNALGLEVLP; encoded by the coding sequence ATGATGCTGCCCGGCTTTCCAGACGCAGCGCCCTTGGCGGGGTTGGGTGGCGGGATCCTGATCGGTCTTGCTGCCGCACTGATGCTGTTGGGGGCAGGGCGGATTGCTGGCGTCTCCGGCATCGCTGCGCGCGCCGTTGGGCTGAGCGAAAGCAGTCTGCCCCGCATTTCGGCATGGCTGTTTGTTCTTGGCCTGCCAGTTGGCGCGCTGATTGTCAGCGCGCTTCAGGGTGGAATGAGCGCGAAGTTTGCATCGCCGATCTTCCTCGTGATTGCCGGGCTTGCAGTCGGCATAGGAACAAGGCTCGGCAGCGGTTGCACCAGCGGCCACGGCGTGTGCGGCATGAGCCGGTTTTCGCAACGCTCTATCGTCGCCACGCTCACTTTCATGGCGACGGGCTTTGCCACGGTGGCAGCCATGAATGCTCTCGGGCTGGAGGTCTTGCCATGA
- a CDS encoding DUF6691 family protein, translating into MMNRVIVPALSGIVFGAGLALGGMTDPARVRGFLDLFGAWDPTLAFVMGGAVLVMVVAWQVQSRMMRPLFAEGFSLPDRSDLTPRLIGGSALFGIGWGIAGLCPGPGFAALVIDAASAAIFIVAMFAGMAIVRLIEGKG; encoded by the coding sequence ATGATGAACCGTGTGATCGTGCCCGCGCTTTCGGGCATCGTATTCGGAGCGGGGCTTGCGTTGGGCGGAATGACCGATCCGGCCCGGGTGCGGGGTTTTCTCGACCTTTTCGGCGCGTGGGATCCGACGCTTGCCTTCGTCATGGGCGGAGCGGTGCTGGTGATGGTGGTCGCCTGGCAGGTGCAGTCGCGCATGATGCGCCCCCTCTTTGCCGAAGGGTTTTCGCTGCCTGATCGCAGCGACCTGACCCCGCGCCTGATCGGTGGTTCTGCACTGTTCGGCATTGGTTGGGGGATTGCGGGTCTGTGCCCCGGCCCGGGCTTTGCCGCACTGGTTATCGACGCGGCATCGGCGGCCATCTTCATTGTCGCCATGTTCGCGGGAATGGCGATCGTTCGCCTGATCGAAGGGAAGGGCTGA
- a CDS encoding TIGR01244 family sulfur transferase, which translates to MEVKPVYSGFAVAAQLQPGDCETAAKQGFAAIICNRPDGEEDDQPTVAEMREAAQAAGLAFHHIPVSGGAFPPPAIAAFAAIRKGTEGPVLAYCRTGTRSITLEMLANPTGLAVSERIKRAEMAGYDLGNLRETLD; encoded by the coding sequence ATGGAGGTCAAGCCGGTCTATTCGGGCTTCGCGGTGGCGGCGCAATTGCAGCCCGGCGACTGCGAAACAGCCGCGAAACAGGGCTTTGCCGCAATCATCTGCAATCGCCCTGATGGCGAGGAAGATGATCAGCCTACCGTGGCCGAAATGCGCGAGGCGGCGCAAGCTGCCGGGCTCGCGTTCCACCATATTCCGGTAAGCGGCGGCGCCTTTCCTCCTCCTGCAATAGCGGCCTTCGCCGCCATTCGAAAAGGCACCGAAGGACCGGTGCTCGCCTATTGCCGGACCGGGACGCGTTCGATCACCCTCGAAATGCTCGCCAACCCTACCGGCCTAGCGGTTTCCGAGCGGATAAAGCGAGCCGAGATGGCCGGTTACGATCTCGGCAATTTGCGCGAAACACTGGACTAG